Below is a genomic region from Actinomadura sp. NAK00032.
AGAACTGCCGCGCAACAGGCCGGTGAACACCGACGCCCACTCGTCCCGACCGGCGACGATCACCCCGCCTCATGAACCTCCTTGGTGCTACCAGACCGCGTGGAAGTGATGGACCGGGCCGTGTCCGTGGCCCACGTGCAGGGTGTCGGCGGCGCGCAGCGAACCGAGCCGGGCCGGATGGCGCGGACCTGACCTGGGCGAGGGCCGAAACAGCGTGCCGGGCGCGGCCCGCGAGTCATGAGCAGACGGCGATGGCGTCGACCTCGAACCGCATGTCGGGCAGGGCGAGGGCGGCGACACCGAGCAGTGTCTGCGTGGGCGGCTGGTCGCCCCAGATCCGCCGGACGGCGGCGGCGATGACCGCCAGTTTGCCGGGATCGTGGTCCACGACGAACGTGCGGAGTCCGGCGACGTCCCGGTAGCGCAAGTCGGCCGACTCCAGGGCCGCGCCGAGGTTGGCCAGTGCCTGGTCGACCTGCTCGGCGAAGTCGGCGGACACGACGTGGCCTTCGCGGTCGGAGGCGTACTGCCCGGCGATGAGCATCAGTTCACCGGAGCCCACCCTTGCGACGTGGCTGTAGCCGAACCCGACAGGGTCGTGCAGGGTGGACGGGTTGGTGATGGAAATCGGCATGAGCGTTGTTCCTTCTTCACGCATGGGTTCTGGTGTCGGTGGAGCCGGGTGGCCGGTCGGACGTACGGCGCGGGCCCTGCCTGTCTGTCATGACGCGGGCGGCTAGGCCGCTCCGGGGACGTTGAGGCGTGCGGCGATACGGCGCACCTCGCAGAGGATGCGTTCCCCGTCCAGTGTCTGCAGTTCGCCGTTCAGTAGGAGTGGACGTCCGGCGACGTAGACGTCGCGAACGTCGGCGGGCGTCCCCCGGGGCCAAGGAGGCGGGGGTGAAGCCGATGGCGGCGGCTACGTGCACGGTGGCGGCGGCCAGTGCGTCGTGCACCGCCCAGGCTCCGGCGTCCTCGGCGGTCCCGCGCTGCAAGGACACGGCTTCGGCGAGCAGGCGGATGTCGTCGACGGTGGCCTTTGTCGCGTGGGCGACGAGCGTGGAGGGGCCGAGGAGACCGGCGGCCGCGGCCATGGCTATCGGGGTCCGGCCGTACTCGGCCGACGCCGCGGCGACCTCGTTCGCCGTCTCGGAGAGATGGACATGGATCCCCAGACCGCTCTCCGCGGCTCTGCGGGCGACCTCGCGCAGGACGTCCTCGCCGCAGGTGTAGACGGCGTGCGGACCGAACATGACCCGCACCAAAGGCTCCTCGGCGTACTGCCGGGCGAGCCGCTCGACATGGTCGAGGATCCCGGGGTAGGCCCGGCCGCCGGCCGCCGGGTAGGGACGGAGATCGCCCCTTGGCGTTCCAGCAGGTGGGACGGCAGGCCGGCGCGGATCGCGCGGACGGCGGAGAAGAAGTCGACCTCGAAGGTGTGCTGCCACCGGGCGTCGGTGATCGCGCCGAACCCTTCGAGCCGCGCGTCGAAGGCGCCCACATCGTTGATCAGCACGCCGAGGCCGCCCACCATTTACATAAACGATGAATATAAAAATGCTATGCTTCGAGCATGAGTCCTCAAGACGCCGCCGACGGCGCGTCCGCCGCCATCGGGGCAGCCCTCTACGGCCTGGCCACCAGGGCCGCGAGGCGCCTCCCCCGGGACATGAGCCTGACGTCCGCCGCCACCCTGGCCACCCTGGACCGGACCGGACCGCGACGCATCACCGATCTGGCCGCGGTCGAAGGCGTCACCCAGCCCGCGATGACCGTCCTGGTCCGGGTGATGGAGGAGTCCGGCCTGGTCGAGCGGCGGGGCGACGCGTCCGACAAGCGGGTCACGCTGGTGTGCCTGACCGAGGCCGGCGCCTCCTATGTCCGGACGCGGCGCCAGGCGGGCGTCCAGGCGTTCGAGCGGTTGATCGGCAAGCTCACGGGCGACGAGGTCGAGGCGCTGGTGGCGGCCCTTCCGGCGCTGCAGCATCTGGCGGACCTCGAAAGCCAGGACCGCGAAGCGCCGAACCAGTGACCGGGCGCCCGCCCGGCGGGGGCGCGGTGAAGCCGTTCCCGGTGGCGCGTTCCGAGGCGCGGCTGCTGGTCCCCGCCCTGATGTTCATCGCCCTGGTCGTGGCGGCGGTCGCCAGCCTCGGGGCACCGCTCATCACCAGCGTGGCGACCTCGTTCCACGTCTCGCTCGGCAGCGCGCAGTGGACGCTGACCGTCGCGCTGCTCAGCGGCGCCGTCGCCACGCCGGTCCTCGGCCGGCTCGGAGCCGGTCCGCACCGGCGGGCCGCGATCCTGGTCACGCTGGCGGTCGTCGTCACGGGCAGCGCGCTCACCGTCCTGCCGCTGCCGTTCGCGTGGCTGCTGGCAGGCAGGGCGGCCCAGGGCGTCGGGCTCGGGCTGACGGCGCTGATGATGGGCGTGGCCCGGGACCACCTCCCCGAGGAGCGCGGCGCGGCCGTGATCGCCCTGATCTCGGTGGTCTCGATCATCGGGGCCGGCGTCGGCTACCCGCTGGCCGCACTGCTCGCCGAGCTCGGCGGGGTACGGGCCGCCTACGGCCTCGGCCTGGTCGTCACCGCCGCCGCCCTCCTGACCGCGTGGCGCTCCGTGCCCGAAGCACCCGAAGGCCGCTCCGCGCGCGTGGACGTGGCAGGCGCGGTCGTCCTGGCAGCCGCGCTGGTCCTGGTGCTGTTCCTCGCCGGCGAACGGAATCTGTGGAGCCGGCACCTCGCCGTGGCGGCGGGCCTCGCCGCCGTCGCGGTGGTGCTGCTCTGCGTCTGGGCCGTCATCGAGTTGCGCAGCACGACGCCGCTGGTCGATGTGCGGGCGGCGCGGCATCCGGCGGTCGCCGGGGCGAACCTCGCCATGTTCGTCGGCGGGATCGGCATGTACCTCCTGCTCACGCTCGTCACCCGGTACGCGCAGACGCCGCACGGCGCCGGCTACGGCTTCGGGCTGACGACCTTCGTCGCCGGGCTGGTCCTCGTCCCGTTCTCGGTGCTGGGGTTCGTCGCCGGCAAGCTCACGCCGCGGGTCCGGACCCGGATCGCCGACCCCCTGCTCCTGGCCGGCAGCGCCGTCGTGGTCGGCGGCGGGTTCGCCCTGTTCGCGGCGGCCCGGTCGGACCTCGCCGAACTGTTCGCGGCGATGGGCGTGCTCGGCTTCGGCGTCGGCGGCTTCTCGGCGGCGATGCCCGGCGTCATCCTGGCCGTCACCCCCAAGAGCGAGACGTCGAGCGCCATGAGCTTCAACTACGTCGTCCGCAGCGTCGGGTACTCCCTGGGCAGTGCCATCGGCGGCCTGGTCCTCGCCGCGGGCACCGGCCCCGGCCGCCTCTTCCCCGACGACGGCGCCTACACCACCGCGGCGCTGGTCGGCATCGGCGCCATGGCGGTCACGGCGCTGGCAAGCCTCGCTCTCGCCCGCCGACGCTCGTCCGAGGCCAACCCGTAAGTCAGATTCACTCATCCCAACACTGGAGGTTCCATGCCCAAGGGCTACTGGGTCAGCGTCTACCGCACCATTTCAGACCCTGAGAAGCTGGCCGCCTACAACAAGCTGGCCGCTCCGGCCGTCAAGGCCGGGGGCGGTCGGACCATTGTCCGTGGCGGTCAGGTCGCGGCGTATGACGCCGGAATCGCCGAGCGCGTCGTCCTGGTCGAGTTCGACAGCTTCGAGCAGGCCGTCGCGGCACGCGAGAGCGCGGCCTACCAGGAGGCGCTGGCCGCCCTCTCCGACGGTGTCGAGCGCGACTTCCGCATCGTCGAAAGCATCGACTGACCGAGGGCCGGGCGGATCTTCGCCGACGTGCCTCTGCCGGGCGTCTTGAGCACGGACTATCAGCGATCGTGACGTTGCGTCAGACTCCCCCGGGAACATGACGCCCATGTTCCCGGGGAGCCCGATACATCCCCTCCAACCCCACCCCGGATCGGAGACCCCGCCGCTGATCGCGGCCTCGGGTCATGCCGGCGGGAGGGGGAACCAGAGAGGGTTGGTGCCGCCGCGGGTGTAGTCGACGGTGATCTCGTCGCCGGGGCTGATCTGCCGGGTGGCGATGATGTCGACGACCGCGGCGCTGAAGTCCTCGTGGTAGCGGGCGTTGGGAGCGATGTGCCTCTCGTGGGGTGCCTGCACCTGTGACGATCATCTGAGCTGGGGCCGTTTCGCAGATTCGGTCCCAGCCGCCTACTGCTCGATCATTTCTTCCAGCCGATCACGCGGCCAGGGCGCGGGCTCGGGGCCGGTGAGCCGGCCGAGCAGACAGTCTGAAACTGCGTTTCGCGTCGGCAGGTCGGTCGGCATCGGCGACGCGGCCGCACCTGTCCGTTGCGGGACAAGAACACCACCGTATTCGCCGCGCCCGCTTCACCGCGCCCCTCCCTTTTCGCACCCAAGAAGGTGAGCCGGCTCAGCCCGACACGTCAGAAAGCTCGGCGGTCGCGCTCCTGTTCGGCCCCTGTCGGATTTGCTGTGAACGGCTCGAAACTCGGAGCACGATTGTCTCCGGAAAGGCTGACCCAGTAGAGCTTGACCCGGCCTGTGGTGTTGCTGCTGTTCTCAGCCTGGATCCGCACCTCGCAGACTTCCCCGCCGGGAATTGGCATGATGATGTGCTGCCTGGTGCATCCGCCGCAAGTGCCGGCGGATGCCCTTGCCACGACAGGGGCGAATCCCTGGCAGATCAACTGCACTTCGAGGTCCGCCTGCTCCCCCTCTCCCCCGGTGATCGTCAACTCGCCCACGACGAGACCGTCGCCGGGGCCCTTGCATTCGTACTTGGCCGCTTCGCCCCCATTGCCGATCACCTCTTGGGTCTCATAGGAGATCAGGGTTTTGAGGAGTGCAGGCCGCAGCCCGGCGATGAGGGCGTTGGCCGCTGTGATCTCGCCGCCGTGGACTTGGACGACGGTCGAGTCGGAGTAGGGAAGCCAGTCGTTGCCGACCTGGTGCTTGGCGATGAGCTCGTAGACCGTCGTGGTATGCAAGGGGCCGGTGTGGAAGGGCGGTTCGATCCGACCGCCTTCGAGATGCTTCTCCACGCCGTTGACGAAGAGCTGGTAGGTCACATTGCGGTCGCCGTCGACCGTCCAGTCGAGTTTGGTCGAACGACCGTTCTCCACGATCGGGTCATCGGCGCGGAAGTTCTTCAGCTCGAAGCCGATGGGGAACTTTCCGATCGAATGAGTGGCGTCTTCGTATCCTGGTCGGCCACGGGGGGTCTCGATGGAGATGACGACGTCGGTGATGCCCTCGATGGCGCTGACGTGGATGCCGTCCAGGTGCAGGCGCAGCGCGTCATTCGGTCCGGCCTCATTGTCGGCGGGCTTGAAGGTGAACTGGCCGGGTTCCTGGTCGCCGGTGTCCTCGGTCCAGCCGGGGGGCAGTTCGAGTTTCGGCCGGCTGACCTTGTTCCAGACGGGGGTGAGGATGCTCGGGGCGTCCGCCTCCCAGTCGTCGCCGGCGACGGCGAACGTGATCGTCAGGGATTCGAACTTGACGCGGGAGAAGCCGTCGTTGGAGATCAGAAGGTCCAAGGACGCCTTCGTCGGCGCGTTGGGGCTCTCCGAGGCCGTCATCGGCGCGGGGTGGGTGCTGATGCTGGAGCGGAACGGGAAGACGCGCTCTTCGGCCTCGGTGCTGGGCGGTGCGATGGTAGTGGTCATGCCGGGCTCCTGTGAGCAGTCGGTTACGGGCGAGCGGGCGAGTCGTGGCGTCGGGTCATGCCGTTGGCGAGATGCAGCAGGCCGGTGCGCAGGTGCGCGCGGGCTTCGGGTGCGATGCGGGCGGTGGTGTCGGTGGCGGTCACGGGGATCGTGGTCCCGTCGGCCCGCCTCCAAGTCCATTCGCCGCTCTCCACGACCGGCAGTGGAAGGCCGAATGCCCGCGTGACCGTCTCGGTGCCGTCGCCGCGCTTGACGGTGACGCCCTGGAGGCGCCCCAGGACCGGGCCGACGTGGAAGACGGCGTCCATGTGCGCGAGCGCATGGGAGATGTAGTCGATGTCGGGCCGCAGGTAGCCGGTCGGCAGAATATGGGTGTTCGCCTGGACGCCGGCCCATGGATCGGCGAGCAGTGTGACCAGGCGTGAGTCGCCAAGCCTCAGGGCCAGGCCGGCCCCCTTGTCCCGTCCGGCCACATAGCCCTCCGGCGGGTTGCGCGGAGGGGCCACGGCGTAGAGCCTGGTGTAGTCGTCCTGGTCGAAGTAGCCGATGAGACCGTCCTCGAACGAGGAGGTCGAGCCGAGCAGGACCGGCCAGGCGTAGTCCTGGTAGTCCGCGGTGGGCGGGTCGGCCGCCAGCCGGCTGGGCAGGATCGGGACGATCGGTTCGGCATCGCCCTCCAGTTCGAGCCGGGCGCGCATCAGCGCGAGCGGGTGGCCGAGCATCCGCAGTGTGGGATGCGACGACGACGGGCGGTCCGGGACGATGGCCAGCCG
It encodes:
- a CDS encoding DUF1330 domain-containing protein, with product MPKGYWVSVYRTISDPEKLAAYNKLAAPAVKAGGGRTIVRGGQVAAYDAGIAERVVLVEFDSFEQAVAARESAAYQEALAALSDGVERDFRIVESID
- a CDS encoding MarR family winged helix-turn-helix transcriptional regulator produces the protein MSPQDAADGASAAIGAALYGLATRAARRLPRDMSLTSAATLATLDRTGPRRITDLAAVEGVTQPAMTVLVRVMEESGLVERRGDASDKRVTLVCLTEAGASYVRTRRQAGVQAFERLIGKLTGDEVEALVAALPALQHLADLESQDREAPNQ
- a CDS encoding MFS transporter, producing the protein MARSEARLLVPALMFIALVVAAVASLGAPLITSVATSFHVSLGSAQWTLTVALLSGAVATPVLGRLGAGPHRRAAILVTLAVVVTGSALTVLPLPFAWLLAGRAAQGVGLGLTALMMGVARDHLPEERGAAVIALISVVSIIGAGVGYPLAALLAELGGVRAAYGLGLVVTAAALLTAWRSVPEAPEGRSARVDVAGAVVLAAALVLVLFLAGERNLWSRHLAVAAGLAAVAVVLLCVWAVIELRSTTPLVDVRAARHPAVAGANLAMFVGGIGMYLLLTLVTRYAQTPHGAGYGFGLTTFVAGLVLVPFSVLGFVAGKLTPRVRTRIADPLLLAGSAVVVGGGFALFAAARSDLAELFAAMGVLGFGVGGFSAAMPGVILAVTPKSETSSAMSFNYVVRSVGYSLGSAIGGLVLAAGTGPGRLFPDDGAYTTAALVGIGAMAVTALASLALARRRSSEANP
- a CDS encoding RidA family protein codes for the protein MPISITNPSTLHDPVGFGYSHVARVGSGELMLIAGQYASDREGHVVSADFAEQVDQALANLGAALESADLRYRDVAGLRTFVVDHDPGKLAVIAAAVRRIWGDQPPTQTLLGVAALALPDMRFEVDAIAVCS
- a CDS encoding SET domain-containing protein, which encodes MQAPHERHIAPNARYHEDFSAAVVDIIATRQISPGDEITVDYTRGGTNPLWFPLPPA
- a CDS encoding amidohydrolase family protein, encoding MAAHLRGRLLLRRPRDPRRPAVPPAGTPRGDLRPYPAAGGRAYPGILDHVERLARQYAEEPLVRVMFGPHAVYTCGEDVLREVARRAAESGLGIHVHLSETANEVAAASAEYGRTPIAMAAAAGLLGPSTLVAHATKATVDDIRLLAEAVSLQRGTAEDAGAWAVHDALAAATVHVAAAIGFTPASLAPGDARRRSRRLRRRTSTPTERRTADTGRGTHPLRGAPYRRTPQRPRSGLAARVMTDRQGPRRTSDRPPGSTDTRTHA